In Desulfatirhabdium butyrativorans DSM 18734, the following proteins share a genomic window:
- a CDS encoding aldehyde ferredoxin oxidoreductase C-terminal domain-containing protein — MNPENKVHLKVLMLDASSGFYRLERYRVGDFFGPVDLGIHLAYKHNSLTFGGGLLAGSVFPGSNRLIFCGISPCWHGIYVSSMGGAALVFDNLGINMVSILGKALRPSMLYLNRIHGEEIEVELVEVVPEKLWESGRLGVYGEMEAAMAIFSERYETDPRVLAVGPAALYTDFGAIASAPIRKGILTPVDTWAGRGGFGTKLLQEHGIVGIIYGGTHIDEDVAERSVVDRWFEDKYHQRMAAKDLDATTKYRYDPKFNTGGTFGVNYASMDTNILAFNYRSIYWSEADRRELHRRFILEHYLKQFNEETIQTKQQKTCGEPCAAVCKKLNGIYKKDYEPYQAMGPLCGVFDHRAAERLNHRADTLGFDAISVGGVLAWLMDCIDEGLIEPEALGVDRKPRWDMQGFDVIEDSSYNAELGMALLDEMVRPEGRIPLQFGARKFARAQTRKRGRRVMDLFVHNAFARQGWMVPNQYWTPGVLAPMAISGKYYMVYGREFIEPRELGRRNARRMIQELMLDNLGLCRFHRGWSEELMPEIIEKIFGLKERFLEAVRLTASRITSRNAAVFWESERNIDIVHAFLKDKKEIDHIDDPELDRWLDRFEKEKHSAAFDFWYEMHKGAHEVLRDFPA; from the coding sequence ATGAACCCCGAAAACAAGGTCCATCTGAAGGTGTTGATGCTTGATGCTTCAAGCGGCTTCTACCGGTTGGAGCGATACCGAGTCGGCGATTTCTTTGGCCCTGTGGATCTGGGCATTCACTTGGCCTACAAGCACAACAGCCTGACGTTCGGCGGCGGCCTTCTGGCCGGATCGGTCTTTCCCGGATCGAACCGCCTCATCTTCTGCGGCATTTCTCCCTGCTGGCACGGCATATACGTTTCATCGATGGGCGGAGCGGCGCTTGTGTTCGATAATCTCGGCATCAACATGGTCTCCATTCTCGGGAAAGCCTTGCGTCCATCCATGCTGTATTTGAACCGGATTCATGGCGAAGAAATCGAGGTGGAGCTCGTGGAAGTCGTTCCGGAGAAGCTTTGGGAAAGCGGCCGGCTGGGCGTGTATGGTGAGATGGAAGCTGCGATGGCGATTTTCTCCGAACGGTATGAAACCGATCCGAGGGTGCTTGCCGTAGGCCCGGCGGCCTTGTATACCGATTTTGGCGCCATCGCCTCCGCTCCGATCCGGAAAGGTATATTGACCCCGGTCGATACCTGGGCCGGCAGAGGGGGGTTCGGCACGAAGCTGCTTCAGGAACACGGCATTGTCGGCATCATTTACGGCGGAACCCACATCGACGAGGATGTCGCCGAACGCTCTGTGGTCGATCGGTGGTTCGAAGACAAGTACCACCAGCGCATGGCGGCAAAGGACCTGGATGCCACCACCAAATACCGCTACGATCCCAAATTCAATACCGGCGGCACGTTTGGTGTCAATTATGCATCGATGGACACCAACATCCTGGCGTTCAATTACCGCAGCATTTACTGGTCAGAAGCCGACCGGCGGGAGCTCCACCGCCGTTTCATCCTCGAACATTATCTGAAGCAGTTCAACGAAGAGACCATCCAGACCAAACAGCAGAAAACCTGTGGTGAGCCGTGTGCGGCTGTGTGCAAAAAACTGAACGGTATCTACAAGAAAGATTATGAACCCTATCAGGCGATGGGACCGCTTTGCGGCGTCTTCGACCACCGGGCAGCCGAACGGCTCAACCACCGGGCAGATACGCTTGGTTTTGACGCCATTTCGGTAGGCGGTGTGCTTGCCTGGCTGATGGACTGCATCGATGAGGGGCTGATCGAGCCGGAGGCGCTCGGGGTGGATCGAAAACCCAGATGGGACATGCAGGGCTTCGATGTCATCGAAGATTCATCGTACAACGCCGAGCTCGGCATGGCCTTGCTCGATGAAATGGTGCGACCCGAAGGACGGATTCCACTGCAGTTCGGTGCCCGAAAATTCGCCCGTGCGCAAACCCGAAAGCGGGGCAGGCGGGTGATGGATCTCTTCGTTCACAACGCCTTCGCTCGTCAGGGCTGGATGGTCCCCAACCAGTACTGGACCCCCGGCGTTCTGGCGCCGATGGCCATTTCCGGGAAATACTACATGGTCTATGGCCGGGAATTCATCGAGCCCAGGGAACTGGGCAGGCGCAACGCCCGGCGCATGATCCAGGAACTGATGCTCGACAACCTGGGGCTGTGCCGGTTCCACCGCGGCTGGTCTGAGGAACTCATGCCAGAGATCATCGAGAAGATATTTGGGTTGAAGGAACGGTTTCTCGAAGCGGTTCGCCTTACGGCAAGCCGGATCACCAGCCGGAATGCCGCCGTATTCTGGGAATCGGAGCGCAACATCGATATCGTTCATGCGTTTTTGAAAGACAAGAAGGAAATCGATCATATCGACGATCCGGAACTGGATCGATGGCTCGATCGCTTCGAGAAGGAAAAGCATTCGGCGGCCTTTGATTTCTGGTACGAGATGCACAAAGGCGCCCATGAGGTGCTGCGGGATTTTCCGGCATAA
- a CDS encoding TRAP transporter substrate-binding protein: MKRREFLKKTSMAAAAVAAASTVAAPTILAADKTYSWKMVTTWPPNLPIFQTGAERFAKRLEEATNGRIKIQVYAAGELVPALGVFDAVSDGTVECGTGAGYYWAGKAPAAQWFSSVPFGLNPQGINAWFYSGGGLKLWEEVYAPFNVVPRPHLNTGVQMGGWFRKEMKTIDDYKGLKMRIPGLGGKVVAKAGGTVTLLPVGEIFTSLERGVIDATEWVGPLHDLRMGFYKAAKYYYYPGWHEPGTALEVIFNKKVYESLPKDLQATIDAVAMEVNLWSLCEFEAGNGAALQELITVHKVNLMEFPAPMMETLRKLSYEVLEEEAAKDPMSKKVHESFKKFKKQVGVWGTIADKAYFETISEKYSLKS, translated from the coding sequence ATGAAAAGAAGAGAATTCCTGAAGAAGACGTCCATGGCTGCAGCGGCCGTTGCAGCGGCATCCACAGTTGCAGCCCCGACGATCCTGGCGGCAGACAAGACCTATTCGTGGAAAATGGTCACGACCTGGCCGCCGAACCTGCCGATTTTCCAGACCGGCGCAGAACGGTTCGCCAAGCGTTTGGAGGAAGCCACCAACGGAAGGATCAAGATTCAGGTCTATGCGGCGGGGGAACTGGTACCGGCATTGGGCGTTTTCGATGCCGTTTCCGACGGCACCGTCGAATGCGGAACCGGTGCCGGCTATTACTGGGCAGGCAAGGCGCCGGCTGCCCAGTGGTTTTCCTCGGTCCCGTTCGGCCTGAACCCCCAGGGCATCAACGCCTGGTTCTACAGTGGCGGCGGATTGAAGCTTTGGGAAGAAGTGTATGCGCCCTTCAATGTCGTTCCCCGGCCACACCTCAACACCGGCGTTCAGATGGGGGGATGGTTCCGAAAGGAAATGAAGACCATCGACGATTATAAAGGCCTGAAGATGCGCATTCCCGGGCTTGGCGGCAAGGTGGTGGCAAAGGCCGGCGGGACGGTGACGCTCTTGCCTGTAGGGGAAATTTTCACATCCCTCGAGCGCGGGGTAATCGATGCAACCGAATGGGTGGGGCCGCTGCACGATCTGCGGATGGGTTTCTACAAGGCTGCCAAGTATTACTATTACCCCGGATGGCATGAGCCGGGAACAGCGCTGGAAGTGATCTTCAACAAGAAAGTCTACGAATCCCTGCCGAAAGATCTCCAGGCGACTATCGATGCGGTCGCCATGGAAGTCAACCTCTGGAGCCTGTGCGAGTTTGAAGCCGGAAACGGCGCCGCACTGCAGGAATTGATCACGGTCCACAAGGTGAACCTGATGGAATTTCCGGCGCCCATGATGGAAACGCTTCGCAAATTGTCTTATGAAGTGCTGGAAGAAGAAGCGGCCAAGGATCCGATGTCCAAGAAAGTACACGAATCGTTCAAGAAATTCAAGAAGCAGGTAGGCGTATGGGGAACCATTGCAGACAAAGCTTACTTTGAAACCATTTCCGAAAAATACAGTCTGAAAAGCTGA
- a CDS encoding TRAP transporter large permease, translating into MQYLAAWMFLAMSILIMVGFPVTFTLLGTALTFGLIGFGWNFFNLLPLRIWGVMNNVTLLAVPLFVFMGVMLERSGLAEELLDTMGLVFGKVRGGLAVSVVVVGALLGASTGIVGATVVTMGLIAIPTMLRRGYQKELATGTVAASGTLGQIIPPSIILVLLGDIIGVPVGDLFMAAVFPGMVLVVLYVIYIIVVSLIKPHWAPLIPQEELDALKSREMLIKVGKALFPPLFLIVAVLGSMFAGIASPTEAASVGAVGATLLTFLNKRFTYQILREVSYSTMQLTSMVFIILVGAAAFGLVFRGTGGDTLVRTFLGGMAHTHGKWFVFFIVMFVIFIVGFFLDFIEIVFIHVPVLAPIIIEFGIDPLWFCVILAVNLQTSFLTPPFGFSLFYLKAVTPPEVETGHIYRGIIPFVVLQLIGLTICVLFPILSTWLPKVVFSN; encoded by the coding sequence ATGCAATATCTTGCCGCTTGGATGTTTCTGGCAATGTCCATTCTGATCATGGTGGGTTTTCCAGTCACCTTCACCCTGCTGGGCACCGCCCTGACTTTTGGTCTGATCGGCTTTGGCTGGAATTTTTTCAATCTACTTCCCCTCCGGATATGGGGCGTCATGAACAACGTCACGCTCCTGGCGGTTCCCCTGTTCGTTTTCATGGGCGTGATGCTGGAGCGCTCGGGCCTTGCGGAAGAGCTTCTGGATACGATGGGGCTTGTCTTCGGCAAGGTTCGGGGTGGGCTTGCCGTCTCCGTCGTTGTCGTCGGCGCGCTGCTTGGCGCATCGACGGGCATCGTCGGCGCAACCGTCGTCACCATGGGGCTGATCGCCATTCCAACCATGCTCAGGCGGGGCTATCAGAAGGAATTGGCTACGGGAACCGTGGCTGCATCCGGTACGCTGGGTCAGATCATTCCGCCGAGCATCATTCTGGTGCTTTTAGGTGATATCATCGGCGTTCCCGTCGGCGATCTGTTCATGGCGGCCGTATTCCCCGGCATGGTCCTCGTCGTATTGTATGTCATCTATATCATTGTTGTCTCTCTGATCAAGCCGCATTGGGCGCCGCTCATTCCACAGGAAGAGCTCGATGCACTGAAATCCAGGGAAATGCTCATCAAGGTCGGTAAGGCTCTTTTCCCGCCGCTCTTTCTGATCGTCGCCGTGCTGGGCTCCATGTTCGCAGGCATTGCCTCCCCGACGGAAGCGGCGTCTGTCGGGGCCGTCGGTGCCACACTGCTGACCTTCCTCAACAAGAGGTTCACCTACCAGATTCTTCGAGAGGTTTCCTATTCAACGATGCAACTCACCAGCATGGTGTTTATCATCCTGGTGGGCGCCGCAGCCTTCGGCCTGGTCTTCCGGGGAACGGGCGGTGATACCCTGGTGCGCACCTTCCTGGGCGGGATGGCTCACACCCACGGGAAATGGTTCGTCTTTTTCATCGTCATGTTCGTGATCTTCATCGTCGGCTTTTTCCTCGATTTTATCGAGATCGTCTTCATTCACGTTCCGGTACTGGCGCCCATCATCATCGAATTCGGTATCGATCCGCTGTGGTTCTGCGTTATTCTGGCGGTCAACCTCCAGACATCGTTCCTGACACCGCCCTTCGGTTTTTCCCTCTTTTATCTCAAGGCCGTCACCCCGCCGGAGGTGGAAACGGGGCATATCTACAGGGGCATCATTCCCTTTGTCGTGTTGCAGCTTATCGGATTAACGATCTGCGTCCTGTTTCCGATCCTGTCTACCTGGCTTCCGAAGGTCGTCTTTTCCAATTGA
- a CDS encoding TRAP transporter small permease subunit — MITFFRKLCNTIDSINQIVGNITSWAALLVVVVVFTDVVMRYAFNTSYVFMQELEWHLFAFIFLIGAGYTLFKDGHVRVDIFYQRLGDKGRAWINLLGVLFFLIPGCYLVITTSYKFAHTSFLNLEGSPDPGGIPYRFIIKSTIPVGYCLMLLQGAAMGIRSFFTIIGKDLDPKKETA, encoded by the coding sequence ATGATCACTTTTTTCAGAAAACTCTGCAACACCATTGATTCCATCAACCAGATTGTGGGAAACATCACTTCCTGGGCGGCGCTTCTGGTGGTAGTGGTCGTCTTCACGGATGTCGTCATGCGGTATGCGTTCAACACCAGCTATGTGTTCATGCAAGAACTCGAATGGCACCTGTTCGCTTTCATCTTCCTGATCGGTGCCGGGTACACCCTGTTCAAGGACGGTCATGTGCGGGTGGATATTTTTTACCAGCGCCTCGGGGATAAGGGGCGCGCATGGATCAATTTGCTGGGTGTGCTGTTTTTTCTGATCCCGGGCTGTTACCTGGTCATCACTACATCCTATAAATTCGCCCACACCTCCTTTCTGAATCTCGAAGGCTCTCCCGATCCCGGCGGTATTCCCTACCGGTTCATCATCAAGTCCACCATTCCAGTCGGATATTGTCTCATGCTGCTGCAAGGCGCGGCGATGGGCATCCGGAGCTTCTTCACCATCATCGGCAAAGACCTCGATCCAAAAAAGGAGACAGCCTGA
- the recD2 gene encoding SF1B family DNA helicase RecD2, with protein sequence MSETATHAEAVTLTGLLERITHQNEETGYLIAKIQVRGRKDLVTIVGHILSPTPGEVLTLKGFWSTHPKYGEQFKILEYETRTPASVQGIRKYLGSGLIRGIGPKMAERIVSRFGTETLDVIENRIEQLAGVPGIGEKRIALVRQAWEDQKEIREVMVFLQSHGVSPAFATKIYKQYGADSIAVVRENPYRLAMEIFGIGFLTADRIGEKLGIPRDSPKRAEAGIIYVLHQLSEKGHVFCPFQELLQSCLEILEIDTGTVAEAIERLAQSQMLTIEPNPDQPANREASFVYLQKFHVCESRVAARLKILSLGPVVSRAFDMEEALKWVQQKIGVILAENQKEAVRTAVSQKTMVITGGPGTGKTTIIRAVIGISAALHQKILLAAPTGRAAKRMQEATGCEAQTIHRLLSYSIHEGGFQKNENHPLDADLIIVDEASMIDIVLMYHFLKAVAVSTRLILVGDIDQLPSVGPGSVLSDIIRSGLVSVITLNDIFRQAKNSRIIVNAHRIQRGFLPETTGDAASDFYFIEREDPEKAVDTILQVMTERIPKRFGFDPVDDIQVLSPMNKGTAGVTNLNTVIQQRLNPSGTAILRSGRAFRVRDKVMQIRNNYDRDVFNGDIGRIVAIDLEDQQAIVRFDGRDVAYDFPDMDELVLAYAVSIHKSQGSEYPAVIIPILTQHYVMLQRNLIYTAVTRGKKLVVLVGSKKALAIGIKNDRIAKRYSFLCERLQQMQQSNI encoded by the coding sequence ATGTCCGAAACAGCGACTCATGCGGAAGCCGTCACCCTGACCGGACTCCTGGAACGGATTACCCACCAGAACGAAGAAACCGGGTACCTCATCGCCAAAATTCAGGTTCGTGGACGCAAAGATCTGGTGACGATCGTCGGGCATATCCTCTCGCCCACCCCGGGCGAGGTCCTGACACTGAAAGGATTCTGGAGCACCCATCCCAAGTACGGCGAACAATTCAAAATCCTCGAATACGAGACCCGAACGCCGGCATCGGTGCAGGGAATCCGCAAATACCTCGGCTCCGGTCTGATCAGGGGCATCGGCCCGAAGATGGCCGAGCGCATCGTTTCCCGCTTTGGCACCGAAACCCTCGATGTCATCGAAAACCGCATCGAGCAATTGGCCGGCGTCCCGGGAATCGGCGAAAAACGCATAGCGCTTGTCCGGCAGGCATGGGAGGATCAGAAAGAAATCCGGGAAGTGATGGTGTTCCTGCAAAGCCACGGCGTAAGCCCGGCCTTCGCGACGAAAATCTATAAACAATATGGGGCCGATTCCATTGCCGTCGTCCGGGAAAACCCCTATCGCCTCGCCATGGAAATCTTTGGCATCGGCTTTCTGACGGCGGATCGGATCGGAGAAAAACTCGGGATTCCCAGGGACTCGCCCAAACGGGCCGAAGCCGGCATCATCTACGTGCTGCACCAGCTCTCCGAAAAAGGCCATGTCTTTTGCCCTTTTCAGGAGCTCCTGCAATCCTGCCTCGAAATTCTCGAGATCGACACCGGAACCGTCGCGGAGGCCATCGAGCGGCTTGCCCAAAGCCAGATGCTGACCATCGAACCCAATCCGGATCAGCCGGCCAATCGGGAAGCTTCTTTCGTATACCTGCAGAAATTCCACGTCTGCGAATCCCGCGTGGCGGCAAGGCTGAAAATTCTTTCGCTGGGACCGGTTGTGTCACGCGCTTTCGATATGGAGGAAGCACTGAAATGGGTCCAGCAGAAAATCGGCGTCATCCTTGCCGAAAATCAGAAAGAGGCCGTCCGGACCGCCGTTTCCCAAAAGACGATGGTCATCACAGGCGGGCCGGGCACCGGCAAAACCACCATCATCCGGGCTGTAATCGGCATTTCTGCAGCCCTGCATCAGAAGATTCTGCTGGCGGCTCCTACGGGTCGGGCGGCCAAACGCATGCAGGAGGCCACCGGATGCGAGGCCCAGACCATTCACCGATTGCTTTCCTACAGCATTCATGAGGGCGGCTTTCAGAAAAACGAAAATCATCCGCTCGATGCCGATCTGATCATCGTGGATGAGGCATCCATGATCGATATCGTGCTGATGTACCATTTTCTGAAAGCCGTCGCCGTCTCCACCCGGCTGATTCTGGTCGGCGATATCGACCAACTGCCTTCGGTAGGTCCTGGAAGCGTGCTTTCCGATATCATCCGATCCGGTCTCGTCTCGGTGATCACCCTGAATGACATTTTCAGGCAGGCGAAAAACAGCCGGATCATCGTCAATGCCCACCGCATTCAGCGGGGTTTCCTGCCTGAAACCACAGGAGACGCCGCTTCGGATTTCTATTTCATCGAACGGGAAGATCCCGAAAAAGCCGTCGATACCATCCTGCAGGTGATGACCGAGCGCATCCCCAAACGTTTCGGCTTCGATCCGGTCGACGATATCCAGGTGCTCTCCCCCATGAACAAGGGGACTGCAGGCGTAACCAACCTGAACACCGTGATTCAGCAGCGGCTCAATCCGTCCGGCACCGCCATCCTGAGAAGCGGCCGCGCCTTCAGGGTCCGCGACAAGGTGATGCAGATTCGCAACAATTACGACCGCGACGTGTTCAACGGCGATATCGGCCGGATTGTCGCCATCGATCTCGAAGATCAGCAGGCCATTGTCCGCTTTGACGGCCGGGACGTCGCGTATGATTTTCCGGACATGGACGAGCTCGTTCTGGCATACGCCGTCTCCATTCACAAGTCCCAGGGTTCGGAGTATCCGGCTGTCATCATTCCGATTCTGACCCAGCATTATGTCATGCTGCAGCGAAACCTAATCTATACGGCCGTCACGCGTGGAAAAAAACTCGTCGTTCTGGTTGGATCGAAAAAAGCGCTTGCCATCGGCATCAAGAACGATCGCATCGCGAAACGATACTCCTTCCTGTGTGAGCGCCTCCAGCAGATGCAACAGTCCAATATCTGA
- a CDS encoding ATP-binding protein gives MKVKRKIIQIDEEKCDGCGQCVTGCAEGALQVIDGKARVVNEVFCDGLGACIGECPNGALTLIEREAEEFDENAVEAHLQQAQQKQHAPKCPSAGIQDLRTATSCDQANVPAELGPNADIRSNLSHWPIQIRLIPPNAPFLKGADLLVVADCVPVTYPAMNETFVKGRRVLLGCPKFDNVQEAIEKFTQIFLQNEIRSLTILVMEVPCCSGLPFIVRKAMEASGKNIAVSTVVISTRGEILRRIGPDEGR, from the coding sequence ATGAAAGTCAAACGCAAGATCATCCAGATTGACGAGGAAAAATGTGACGGCTGCGGGCAGTGCGTCACCGGATGCGCCGAGGGAGCATTGCAGGTGATCGACGGGAAAGCCCGTGTCGTCAATGAAGTCTTTTGTGACGGGCTCGGCGCATGCATCGGTGAATGCCCCAACGGTGCGCTCACCCTGATCGAGCGGGAAGCCGAAGAGTTCGACGAGAATGCCGTCGAGGCGCATCTTCAGCAGGCCCAGCAAAAACAGCATGCACCCAAGTGTCCATCGGCAGGCATTCAGGACCTCCGGACCGCCACAAGCTGCGATCAGGCCAATGTCCCGGCCGAATTGGGTCCGAATGCCGACATTCGCTCGAATCTGTCCCACTGGCCCATCCAGATTCGGCTCATCCCGCCGAACGCCCCGTTTCTGAAAGGCGCCGACCTGCTGGTTGTGGCCGATTGCGTTCCGGTAACCTACCCCGCCATGAATGAGACCTTCGTCAAGGGCAGACGGGTATTGCTGGGCTGCCCGAAGTTCGACAACGTTCAGGAGGCCATCGAGAAGTTCACGCAGATTTTTCTGCAGAACGAAATCCGCAGCCTGACCATTCTCGTCATGGAGGTTCCATGCTGCTCGGGGCTGCCCTTCATCGTCCGGAAGGCGATGGAAGCTTCCGGAAAGAACATTGCCGTAAGCACGGTCGTCATCTCCACCCGCGGGGAGATTCTTCGGCGGATCGGACCCGACGAGGGGCGATGA
- a CDS encoding HD domain-containing protein translates to MKCPGQDTQYWKPGAIYEATCPKCGTAVEFFKDDTTRKCPACGHRFVNPALDFGCAAYCPYAEQCIGTLPEEALAQREDLLKDRVAVEMKRYFKSDFKRIGHASRVARYAERIGKQIGGMLAVILSAAYLHDIGIHEAERKHQSTAARFQELEGPPIARSILEKLNAKAELIDEVCDIVGHHHHPRDVETPNFQAVYDADLIANIEDNRKENPIPAERISAIIEKSFLTDAGRATAREVLLS, encoded by the coding sequence ATGAAATGTCCCGGCCAAGACACCCAGTACTGGAAACCCGGTGCGATATACGAAGCCACCTGCCCCAAATGCGGTACAGCGGTCGAATTCTTCAAGGACGACACGACGCGAAAATGTCCGGCATGCGGGCACCGGTTCGTGAATCCGGCCCTGGATTTCGGCTGCGCCGCTTACTGCCCTTATGCCGAGCAGTGCATCGGCACCTTGCCTGAAGAGGCTCTTGCCCAGCGGGAAGACCTGCTCAAGGATCGGGTGGCTGTCGAGATGAAGCGATATTTCAAGAGCGATTTCAAGCGGATCGGTCATGCCTCCCGGGTGGCCCGTTATGCGGAGCGCATCGGAAAGCAGATCGGCGGCATGCTGGCCGTCATTCTCAGCGCCGCCTACCTGCACGACATCGGCATCCACGAGGCCGAGCGAAAACACCAGAGTACGGCGGCCCGATTCCAGGAACTGGAAGGCCCGCCCATTGCCCGATCAATCCTGGAAAAACTGAACGCCAAGGCGGAGCTGATCGATGAGGTCTGCGACATCGTCGGGCACCACCACCATCCGAGGGATGTGGAAACACCCAATTTCCAGGCCGTCTACGATGCCGATCTCATCGCCAACATCGAGGACAACCGGAAAGAAAATCCGATTCCAGCCGAACGGATTTCCGCAATCATCGAAAAATCCTTTCTGACCGATGCCGGAAGGGCTACGGCAAGAGAGGTTCTGCTGTCATAA
- the hcp gene encoding hydroxylamine reductase, producing the protein MFCYQCEQTAKGEGCTKIGVCGKQPEVAVLQDLLIHAMKGMSKAALAAAKAGITDREMDRFACEAVFSTLTNVDFDPERFPALITKAVSYRDSLKSKLNLSGNEDAFTFKPASTLAGLIEQGEKVGVKADPSINPDILSLQQTLIYGLKGVAAYADHAAILGQADDKVFQFIYEGLAATLNPNAGLDEMVGLVLKCGEINLRAMELLDAANTGHYGHPVPTSVPLGAKKGKAILVSGHDLKDLEEILKQSEGKGIYVYTHGEMLPCHGYPELKKYAHFYGHYGTAWQNQVREFAEFPGAILMTTNCIQKPKESYQDNIFTTGLVGWPGVKHIADKNFAPVIEKALALPGFTEDKPGKSVLVGFARNAVMSVAGKVIEAVKNKNIRHFFLVGGCDGAKPGRDYYTKFVEQVPSDCVVLTLACGKFRFFDKDLGDIGGIPRLLDIGQCNDAYSAIQIAVALANAFNCGVNDLPLSMILSWYEQKAVAILLTLLYLDIKDIRLGPSLPAFITPNVLDVLVKNFNIMPITTPEADLKAILG; encoded by the coding sequence ATGTTCTGTTACCAATGCGAACAAACCGCCAAAGGTGAAGGATGCACCAAAATCGGAGTCTGCGGCAAACAACCCGAAGTGGCAGTGCTGCAGGATTTATTGATCCATGCGATGAAAGGCATGTCCAAGGCGGCACTGGCAGCCGCCAAGGCAGGCATCACGGACCGTGAAATGGATCGTTTCGCCTGTGAGGCCGTTTTCTCCACCCTGACCAACGTGGACTTCGATCCGGAACGCTTTCCGGCGCTCATCACCAAGGCCGTTTCCTATCGGGACAGTCTGAAGAGCAAGCTCAACCTATCCGGAAACGAAGATGCCTTCACTTTCAAACCGGCCTCAACCCTTGCCGGATTGATCGAGCAAGGCGAAAAGGTCGGCGTAAAGGCCGATCCAAGCATCAATCCGGATATTCTGAGCCTGCAGCAAACACTGATTTACGGATTGAAAGGCGTCGCGGCCTATGCCGATCACGCCGCCATTCTGGGGCAAGCGGACGACAAGGTTTTCCAGTTCATTTATGAGGGACTGGCCGCGACCCTCAATCCCAATGCAGGACTCGATGAAATGGTGGGGCTCGTCCTCAAATGCGGGGAAATCAATCTGCGGGCCATGGAACTGCTGGATGCCGCCAACACGGGGCATTACGGCCATCCGGTTCCCACTTCGGTGCCCCTCGGCGCCAAAAAAGGGAAGGCCATTCTGGTTTCCGGGCATGATCTGAAAGACCTCGAAGAAATCCTGAAGCAGAGCGAAGGCAAAGGTATTTACGTATACACCCACGGTGAGATGCTGCCCTGCCACGGCTATCCGGAACTGAAGAAATACGCCCATTTCTACGGCCATTACGGAACAGCCTGGCAGAACCAGGTGCGGGAATTCGCCGAATTCCCGGGCGCCATTCTGATGACGACCAATTGCATCCAGAAACCCAAGGAAAGCTATCAGGACAACATTTTCACCACGGGTCTTGTGGGCTGGCCGGGAGTCAAGCACATTGCGGACAAGAATTTCGCCCCTGTCATCGAAAAAGCCCTCGCCCTGCCCGGATTCACCGAAGACAAGCCCGGCAAGAGCGTCCTGGTCGGTTTCGCCCGAAACGCTGTCATGTCGGTTGCCGGCAAAGTGATCGAGGCCGTCAAGAACAAGAACATCCGGCATTTCTTTCTGGTCGGCGGCTGCGACGGCGCCAAACCCGGCAGGGATTATTACACGAAATTCGTCGAGCAGGTGCCTTCGGACTGCGTCGTGCTGACCCTTGCCTGCGGTAAATTCCGCTTTTTCGACAAGGACCTCGGAGACATCGGCGGCATTCCGCGGCTGCTCGACATCGGCCAGTGCAACGATGCCTATTCCGCCATCCAGATCGCCGTGGCGCTCGCCAATGCATTCAACTGCGGGGTAAACGATCTGCCCCTGTCGATGATCCTGTCCTGGTACGAGCAGAAGGCGGTCGCGATCCTGCTGACCCTGCTCTACCTCGACATCAAGGATATCCGGCTTGGCCCCTCGCTCCCGGCCTTCATCACGCCCAACGTACTCGACGTGCTGGTAAAGAATTTCAACATCATGCCCATTACCACACCCGAGGCGGACCTGAAAGCCATCCTCGGATAG